The following coding sequences are from one Streptomyces angustmyceticus window:
- a CDS encoding DUF5708 family protein: protein MKGIAVGIVLAIAGLVLWLTTKEVETPIVSLHKAGLILAIVGGAEALFALLGLGKKANK from the coding sequence ATGAAGGGTATTGCCGTCGGCATTGTTCTGGCGATCGCAGGTCTGGTCCTGTGGCTGACCACAAAGGAAGTGGAGACCCCGATCGTCTCGCTTCACAAGGCCGGTCTCATCCTGGCGATCGTCGGCGGCGCGGAGGCCCTGTTCGCGCTACTGGGATTGGGAAAGAAAGCTAATAAATAA
- a CDS encoding response regulator, whose translation MRVLVADDQAAVRSGLVLVLQTDPGITVVGEAGDGAEAVRMAAELRPDVVLMDVQMPQLNGVAATRRIVERGLAEVLVLTTFDLNEYIFGALRAGAGGFILKNAEPAVLVGAVREVAYGDGFLTPAIARRLITEFAGRPPAAGPTLPEGAAQALDTLTKRELEVLACIARGLANSAIAETLHLAEGTVKTHTSRILSKLHLSSRVQAAILAQQHGIALRG comes from the coding sequence ATACGGGTGCTGGTGGCCGACGACCAGGCCGCCGTACGGTCCGGGCTCGTCCTGGTGCTGCAGACCGATCCGGGCATCACCGTGGTCGGCGAGGCCGGTGACGGTGCGGAGGCGGTGCGGATGGCCGCCGAACTGCGGCCCGACGTGGTGCTGATGGACGTCCAGATGCCGCAGCTCAACGGGGTCGCCGCCACCCGCCGGATCGTGGAGCGCGGCCTCGCCGAGGTGCTGGTGCTGACCACCTTCGACCTCAACGAGTACATCTTCGGGGCGCTGCGGGCCGGCGCCGGCGGCTTCATCCTCAAGAACGCGGAGCCGGCCGTACTGGTGGGCGCGGTACGGGAGGTGGCGTACGGGGACGGCTTCCTCACCCCGGCCATCGCCCGGCGGCTGATCACGGAGTTCGCCGGCCGCCCTCCGGCCGCCGGACCCACCCTGCCGGAGGGCGCCGCGCAGGCCCTGGACACCCTGACCAAACGGGAGTTGGAGGTGCTGGCCTGCATCGCCCGCGGGCTGGCCAACAGCGCCATCGCGGAGACCCTGCACCTCGCAGAGGGCACCGTGAAGACGCACACCAGCCGCATCCTGTCGAAGCTGCACCTGAGCAGCCGGGTGCAGGCCGCGATCCTGGCGCAGCAGCACGGGATCGCCCTGCGGGGCTGA
- the lanKC gene encoding class III lanthionine synthetase LanKC: MRDGAESFALADRTFFDWPGNWDLEATRFPAPPLPDGWTRDDNEAWTFCRPAEDRLPDQGWKIHVSAAPDDAARTLADVAAHCTAHGIAFKYLKSANVLRALSRKYAQRSSAGKLLTVYPVDDAEFTRTLEGLDAVVGGRPGPYVLTDLRFREGPLYVRYGGFRTRYMEDDHGELVTAFRRPDGTPEPDRRTPVFHTPDWVTVPDVLKDSLAARQAVDDFPYRITGALQFSNGGGVYRAAPVGDQALGAGQASVVLKEGRPLSGTDGVGRDAVSRLAHEHRMLERLAGLPGIPRTFGTLQVRDHLFLVLEDIAGQDFQTWLAAHHPLTVPDPDEQAVAAYRDRALALLGRIEALVAAVHARGIRIGDLHPGNLIIRDGDEPVLIDFEVADEADQATPSSLGAPGFHRADATGTDGDHYALAAIGLWLFLPLAALGGLAPDKAPALLATAAERYGLPDHLVARLAPQLAPNDNTTSELASPPGPWPPSGLLASLGRGLRAAATPDRTDRLYPGDFEQFIEGGAGFGHGAAGVLWARHTALGERDEAGTAWLRAAVDRVPAERTGFYDGLHGMAYVLHELGDEPAALHALDRAAGQLAARHCPSLYRGLSGVGLNLLHFAAALGSDTLRRQALGLADRVTGQLTAARGEPVARRRRHGSKDAAGLMYGWSGAALFLLRAHQATGDPGLLDEAVRAVHRDLDRCSPGPQDTLQVDEGFRLLPYLDNGSAGIALVAAELLDHRDDDRIREALPALLRACAADFVIESGLLGGRAGLLATMAALRGRVPLPPEATERHLRRHLTNLGQHAMTWRGTTVFPCDGRARISMDLAGGGAGVLLALSATERGTPLLPFLTDSRPATAGLPAAPGRAGGATSAATPTAPSGAAGTAHRGREVSSDDHHGPAGPGGAGRA, encoded by the coding sequence ATGAGAGACGGCGCCGAGAGCTTCGCCCTGGCCGACCGCACCTTCTTCGACTGGCCCGGCAACTGGGACCTGGAGGCCACCCGCTTCCCCGCCCCGCCGCTGCCCGACGGCTGGACCCGCGACGACAACGAGGCCTGGACCTTCTGCCGCCCGGCCGAGGACCGCCTCCCCGACCAGGGCTGGAAGATCCACGTCAGCGCGGCCCCCGACGACGCCGCGCGCACCCTCGCCGACGTCGCCGCCCACTGCACCGCGCACGGCATCGCCTTCAAGTACCTCAAGAGCGCCAACGTCCTGCGCGCCCTGAGCCGCAAGTACGCCCAGCGCTCCTCGGCCGGCAAGCTGCTGACCGTCTACCCGGTGGACGACGCCGAGTTCACCCGCACCCTCGAAGGGCTCGACGCCGTCGTCGGCGGCCGCCCCGGCCCGTACGTCCTCACCGACCTGCGCTTTCGCGAGGGCCCGCTCTACGTCCGCTACGGCGGCTTCCGCACCCGCTACATGGAGGACGACCACGGCGAGCTGGTGACGGCCTTCCGGCGGCCCGACGGCACACCGGAACCGGACCGCAGGACCCCGGTCTTCCACACCCCCGACTGGGTCACGGTGCCCGACGTCCTCAAGGACTCGCTGGCCGCCCGGCAGGCCGTGGACGACTTCCCCTACCGGATCACCGGGGCGCTGCAGTTCTCCAACGGCGGTGGCGTCTACCGCGCCGCCCCCGTCGGCGACCAGGCCCTCGGCGCCGGCCAGGCGAGCGTCGTCCTCAAGGAGGGCCGGCCCCTCTCCGGGACCGACGGCGTCGGCCGCGACGCCGTCAGCCGGCTCGCCCACGAGCACCGGATGCTGGAGCGGCTGGCCGGACTGCCCGGCATCCCGCGCACCTTCGGCACCCTCCAGGTCCGCGACCACCTCTTCCTGGTCCTGGAGGACATCGCCGGACAGGACTTCCAGACCTGGCTCGCCGCCCACCACCCGCTGACCGTCCCCGACCCCGACGAACAGGCCGTCGCGGCCTACCGGGACCGCGCGCTGGCCCTGCTCGGCCGGATCGAGGCGCTGGTCGCCGCGGTCCACGCCCGCGGCATCCGGATCGGCGACCTGCACCCGGGCAACCTCATCATCAGGGACGGCGACGAACCCGTCCTGATCGACTTCGAGGTGGCCGACGAGGCCGATCAGGCCACCCCGAGCAGCCTCGGCGCCCCCGGCTTCCACCGGGCCGACGCCACCGGCACCGACGGCGACCACTACGCCCTCGCCGCCATCGGACTGTGGCTGTTCCTGCCGCTGGCCGCGCTCGGCGGCCTCGCCCCCGACAAGGCCCCCGCGCTGCTGGCCACCGCGGCCGAGCGGTACGGGCTGCCGGACCACCTGGTCGCACGACTGGCGCCGCAGCTGGCCCCCAACGACAACACCACCTCCGAACTCGCCTCGCCACCGGGGCCGTGGCCGCCCTCCGGCCTGCTCGCCTCCCTCGGCCGCGGGCTGCGCGCCGCCGCCACCCCGGACCGCACCGACCGCCTCTACCCCGGCGACTTCGAGCAGTTCATCGAGGGCGGCGCGGGCTTCGGACACGGCGCGGCCGGCGTCCTGTGGGCCCGGCACACCGCGCTCGGGGAGCGCGACGAAGCCGGCACGGCCTGGCTGCGCGCCGCCGTCGACCGGGTGCCCGCCGAACGGACCGGCTTCTACGACGGACTGCACGGCATGGCCTACGTCCTGCACGAACTGGGCGACGAACCGGCCGCGCTGCACGCCCTCGACCGGGCCGCCGGCCAACTCGCCGCACGCCACTGCCCCAGCCTCTACCGCGGGCTGTCCGGCGTCGGCCTCAACCTCCTGCACTTCGCCGCCGCACTCGGCAGCGACACCCTGCGCCGGCAGGCCCTCGGCCTCGCCGACCGCGTCACCGGGCAGCTGACCGCGGCCCGCGGCGAACCGGTCGCCCGCAGGCGCCGGCACGGCTCGAAGGACGCCGCCGGCCTGATGTACGGCTGGTCGGGCGCCGCGCTCTTCCTGCTGCGCGCCCACCAGGCCACCGGGGATCCCGGTCTGCTGGACGAGGCGGTCCGCGCCGTCCACCGCGACCTCGACCGCTGCTCCCCCGGCCCCCAGGACACCCTCCAGGTCGACGAGGGATTCCGGCTGCTGCCCTACCTGGACAACGGCAGCGCGGGGATCGCGCTGGTCGCGGCCGAGCTGCTGGACCACCGCGACGACGACCGGATCCGCGAGGCACTGCCCGCGCTGCTGCGCGCCTGCGCCGCCGACTTCGTCATCGAGTCCGGGCTGCTGGGCGGCCGCGCGGGACTGCTCGCCACCATGGCGGCGCTGCGCGGACGGGTGCCCCTGCCCCCGGAGGCCACCGAGCGGCATCTGCGCCGCCATCTGACCAACCTCGGCCAGCACGCCATGACATGGCGGGGCACGACCGTCTTCCCCTGTGACGGCCGCGCCCGGATCTCCATGGACCTGGCCGGCGGCGGCGCCGGAGTGCTGCTGGCGCTGTCCGCCACCGAACGGGGCACCCCGCTGCTCCCGTTCCTCACCGACTCGCGCCCCGCGACGGCCGGTTTGCCGGCCGCCCCGGGACGCGCCGGCGGCGCCACGAGCGCCGCCACCCCCACCGCCCCGTCCGGGGCAGCGGGCACTGCGCACCGCGGAAGGGAGGTGTCGTCAGATGACCATCATGGACCTGCAGGGCCTGGAGGTGCCGGGCGAGCGTGA
- a CDS encoding GNAT family N-acetyltransferase, producing the protein MQGRLVTLEWPGDDDWAAIASWLRPGSPAAVLSGDWELLGAAEVEQANRSGRVHHLVIRTKDGTGIGTVSYQRSGRIGGFTVGGAIGSPELWRRGYGAEAVVLLVDYLFHQLDAHRVQVTTAGYNKGIIRLMTKTRFVVEGILRDHCYLDGAYHDSIVWGLLRDEHYASLKPSADNRVLAVGLADFVDEDDKTQARAILTEHLAATRRTALAGYLDDEAARDHDAAPATDTAPVPAPAPAAAPARGAA; encoded by the coding sequence GTGCAGGGACGACTGGTGACCTTGGAATGGCCCGGGGACGACGACTGGGCCGCGATCGCCTCCTGGCTGCGGCCCGGCTCGCCGGCCGCCGTGCTCAGCGGGGACTGGGAACTGCTGGGAGCCGCCGAGGTCGAGCAGGCCAACCGCTCGGGCCGGGTCCACCACCTGGTGATCCGGACGAAGGACGGCACGGGTATCGGCACCGTCAGCTACCAGCGCAGCGGCCGGATCGGCGGCTTCACCGTCGGGGGCGCGATCGGCTCCCCCGAGCTGTGGCGGCGCGGCTACGGCGCGGAGGCCGTCGTCCTCCTCGTCGACTACCTCTTCCACCAGCTCGACGCGCACCGCGTGCAGGTCACCACCGCCGGCTACAACAAGGGCATCATCCGGCTGATGACCAAGACCCGGTTCGTGGTCGAGGGCATCCTGCGCGACCACTGCTATCTCGACGGCGCGTACCACGACTCGATCGTGTGGGGACTGCTGCGCGACGAGCACTACGCCTCGCTGAAGCCCAGCGCCGACAACCGCGTACTGGCCGTGGGACTCGCCGACTTCGTGGACGAGGACGACAAGACCCAGGCGCGCGCCATCCTCACCGAGCACCTGGCGGCCACCCGCCGCACCGCGCTCGCCGGGTACCTGGACGACGAGGCCGCCCGCGACCACGACGCCGCCCCGGCCACCGATACCGCCCCCGTCCCCGCGCCCGCCCCGGCCGCCGCCCCCGCGCGAGGTGCCGCATGA
- a CDS encoding beta-ketoacyl-[acyl-carrier-protein] synthase family protein, giving the protein MEMREERRRVVVTGCGVVSPVGNTTADFWDALLAGRSGVGPVTRFDTSGLPVRIGGEVTGFDWSGCLTPQEARRSDSFTRYAVVAATEALRDAGLEPPAGVDPYRFAAVIGSGYGAASAIQQQYDVLKGQGPRRVSPYHSVLTAIDHPASLLSIKYGIGGPSCAVSAACATGAVAIGEAAELIRHGRADLVLAGGADDSLTAVDLAGTANAQALSRRNDDPEGASRPFDRDRDGFVMATGAAVLTLEEAGHAERRGATILAEVAGYAATTDAHHATAPDPTGAGAVRAMRGALADAGRAPEDVGQISAHGTGTVLNDRIEAAALREVLGPDHLSRTPVTAVKSMTGHMLGASGAAEAVAAVLSLRDRRIPPIRNCDHPEEPDLDLVVKGARDWDGDVVLSNSFGFGGHNAVLVLTRYTG; this is encoded by the coding sequence ATGGAGATGCGCGAGGAGCGGCGGCGCGTTGTCGTCACCGGCTGCGGCGTGGTGTCCCCCGTGGGAAACACCACCGCGGACTTCTGGGACGCCCTCCTGGCCGGCCGCAGCGGCGTCGGCCCCGTCACCCGCTTCGACACCTCGGGCCTCCCGGTCCGGATCGGCGGCGAGGTCACCGGCTTCGACTGGTCCGGCTGCCTCACCCCCCAGGAGGCCCGGCGCAGCGACAGCTTCACCCGGTACGCGGTGGTCGCCGCCACCGAGGCCCTGCGCGACGCCGGCCTCGAACCGCCGGCCGGCGTCGACCCGTACCGCTTCGCCGCGGTGATCGGCTCCGGCTACGGCGCCGCCTCCGCGATCCAGCAGCAGTACGACGTCCTCAAGGGGCAGGGACCGCGCCGGGTCTCCCCCTACCACTCCGTCCTCACCGCCATCGACCACCCGGCGAGCCTGCTGTCCATCAAGTACGGCATCGGCGGCCCCAGTTGCGCGGTCTCCGCGGCCTGCGCCACCGGCGCGGTGGCCATCGGCGAGGCGGCCGAGCTGATCCGCCACGGCCGCGCCGACCTCGTACTGGCCGGCGGGGCGGACGACTCGCTCACCGCCGTCGACCTGGCGGGCACCGCCAACGCCCAGGCCCTCTCGCGCCGCAACGACGACCCCGAAGGAGCCAGCCGGCCCTTCGACCGGGACCGCGACGGCTTCGTGATGGCCACCGGCGCCGCCGTCCTGACCCTGGAGGAGGCGGGCCACGCCGAGCGCCGCGGCGCCACGATCCTCGCGGAGGTCGCCGGGTACGCCGCGACCACGGACGCCCACCACGCGACCGCCCCCGATCCGACCGGCGCCGGAGCCGTCCGCGCGATGCGCGGCGCGCTCGCCGACGCCGGGCGCGCCCCCGAGGACGTGGGGCAGATCAGCGCCCACGGCACCGGGACGGTGCTCAACGACCGCATCGAGGCCGCGGCGCTGCGCGAGGTGCTCGGCCCCGACCACCTGAGCCGTACCCCGGTCACCGCGGTCAAGAGCATGACCGGGCACATGCTCGGCGCCTCCGGGGCAGCCGAGGCCGTCGCCGCGGTGCTCTCGCTCCGCGACCGGCGGATCCCCCCGATCCGCAACTGCGACCACCCCGAGGAGCCCGATCTCGACCTGGTGGTCAAGGGCGCCCGCGACTGGGACGGCGACGTGGTGCTGAGCAATTCCTTCGGATTCGGCGGACACAACGCCGTTCTCGTACTGACCCGCTACACCGGCTGA
- a CDS encoding transglycosylase family protein — protein sequence MPSPLAQRSVDTLLSVLLVLVGGVGLAALTGPSAAAAGPNAADTVPSADSPGPDWERIAACESSGRWHINSGNGYHGGLQIDLPTWRAYGGSRYAPRADLATRSQQIAVGERIARDRGLSAWPNCARTATNGSAGSSAPDARQSPAAAGDSAPRARTTSSGPRARSYVVRPGDCLSAIAHRTHAPGGTKGLYHRNKHHLDQGPDHIYPGQRLRLRG from the coding sequence ATGCCGTCGCCCCTCGCCCAACGGTCCGTCGACACGCTCCTGTCCGTGCTGCTGGTCCTCGTCGGCGGCGTGGGCCTGGCCGCCCTCACCGGACCGAGCGCCGCGGCGGCCGGCCCGAACGCCGCCGACACCGTCCCGTCCGCCGACTCGCCCGGACCCGACTGGGAGCGCATCGCCGCCTGCGAGAGCAGCGGCCGCTGGCACATCAACAGCGGAAACGGCTACCACGGGGGCCTGCAGATCGACCTCCCCACCTGGCGCGCCTACGGGGGCAGCCGCTACGCCCCGCGCGCCGACCTCGCCACCCGCTCCCAGCAGATCGCCGTCGGCGAGCGCATCGCCCGCGACCGCGGCCTGTCCGCCTGGCCCAACTGCGCCCGGACGGCCACCAACGGCTCCGCCGGCAGCTCCGCCCCCGACGCCCGGCAGTCCCCGGCGGCCGCCGGGGACTCCGCCCCGCGCGCCCGCACCACCTCCTCCGGCCCCAGAGCGCGCAGCTATGTCGTCCGGCCCGGCGACTGCCTCTCCGCCATCGCCCACCGCACCCACGCCCCGGGCGGCACCAAGGGCCTCTACCACCGCAACAAACACCACCTCGACCAGGGCCCCGACCACATCTATCCGGGGCAGCGGCTGCGGCTGCGGGGGTGA
- a CDS encoding FAD/NAD(P)-binding protein, translating to MNDQAGAARTLCLIGCGPRGASIVERILANVPALYGGRPLDLHVVDPCPPGAGRTWRTDQPELLWMNSAAEQVTMYPDESVDCAGPPRPGPTTATWLGSPLHDGAYAARRDQGRYLRHFFETVTRELPPGVRLFVHRARAVDLRRTGGAGAPDGGGRQQVVLDSGEPPFLADRVVFAQGHTPVLAEPVPAGLTRIGPGPADPDALERIPPGAPVVVRGLGLVFIDCLALLTEGRGGRFVRAPGGTLRYLPSGREPRLYAGSRRGVPLPPKPAYPAPAGAPAPPAAPRFATVEGCRARLSAPGASFGREVWPLVVAELGWWHYRALFAGQPGRTRTTWQDFDAQYALLLTDPDGLAKLARSAVPDPADRFDLDRLAAPLAGARFDGTDALQRRLRGHLAEVLRRRTGPARGVETALVDGLQRVGAVIEELWRSGDLDADQVAEALERFALGTYLSSGPPPLRAAQLLALAEAGIVTFVGPGMRVEAVEGDGASGGAVFRASGPAVPGAVHEAAVLLDARLAAPASDRVTDPLLRALFARGELSEDGAGGMPQLSGAGLHPVDASGAVHRDRIVAGPAQFPRPGTNAVYFRQNDALARLLLTDE from the coding sequence TTGAACGACCAAGCGGGCGCGGCACGCACCCTCTGCCTCATCGGCTGCGGCCCGCGCGGCGCCTCGATCGTCGAGCGGATCCTCGCCAACGTCCCCGCCCTGTACGGCGGCCGGCCCCTCGACCTGCACGTCGTCGACCCCTGCCCGCCGGGCGCCGGCCGCACCTGGCGCACCGACCAGCCGGAACTGCTGTGGATGAACTCCGCCGCCGAGCAGGTCACGATGTACCCCGACGAGAGCGTGGACTGCGCCGGGCCGCCGCGCCCCGGCCCCACCACCGCCACCTGGCTCGGCTCCCCGCTCCACGACGGCGCCTACGCCGCCCGCCGCGACCAGGGCCGCTATCTGCGGCACTTCTTCGAGACCGTCACCCGCGAACTTCCCCCCGGCGTACGGCTGTTCGTCCACCGGGCCCGGGCGGTCGACCTGCGGCGCACCGGCGGCGCCGGCGCGCCGGACGGGGGCGGCCGCCAGCAGGTGGTCCTCGACTCCGGCGAACCGCCCTTCCTCGCCGACCGGGTGGTGTTCGCCCAGGGCCACACCCCGGTCCTCGCCGAGCCGGTGCCGGCCGGGCTGACCCGGATCGGGCCCGGCCCCGCCGACCCGGACGCGCTGGAGCGCATCCCGCCCGGCGCCCCCGTCGTCGTCCGCGGCCTCGGCCTGGTCTTCATCGACTGCCTGGCGCTGCTGACCGAGGGCCGCGGCGGGCGCTTCGTCCGCGCCCCCGGCGGCACGCTGCGCTACCTGCCGTCCGGGCGCGAACCCCGGCTGTACGCCGGCTCCCGCCGCGGCGTCCCGCTGCCGCCGAAACCGGCGTACCCGGCACCGGCCGGCGCCCCGGCGCCGCCCGCCGCCCCGCGCTTCGCCACCGTCGAGGGCTGCCGGGCCCGGCTGTCCGCGCCCGGTGCCTCCTTCGGCCGCGAGGTCTGGCCGCTGGTGGTGGCCGAACTGGGCTGGTGGCACTACCGCGCGCTCTTCGCCGGGCAGCCCGGCCGGACCCGTACGACCTGGCAGGACTTCGACGCCCAGTACGCCCTGCTGCTCACCGACCCCGACGGCCTGGCCAAGCTCGCCCGGTCGGCGGTGCCCGACCCCGCCGACCGGTTCGACCTGGACCGGCTGGCCGCCCCGCTCGCCGGCGCGCGCTTCGACGGCACCGACGCGCTGCAGCGGCGGCTGCGCGGCCACCTCGCCGAGGTCCTGCGCCGCCGCACCGGCCCGGCACGCGGCGTGGAGACCGCGCTGGTCGACGGCCTGCAGCGGGTCGGCGCGGTGATCGAGGAGCTGTGGCGCTCGGGTGATCTGGACGCCGACCAGGTCGCGGAGGCGCTGGAGAGGTTCGCGCTCGGCACCTACCTCAGCTCGGGCCCGCCGCCGCTGCGCGCCGCACAGCTGCTGGCGCTCGCCGAGGCGGGGATCGTGACGTTCGTGGGGCCCGGGATGCGGGTGGAGGCCGTCGAGGGGGACGGGGCGTCGGGCGGCGCCGTCTTCCGGGCGTCCGGGCCCGCCGTCCCGGGCGCCGTCCACGAGGCGGCCGTGCTCCTCGACGCCCGGCTGGCGGCCCCCGCCTCCGACCGGGTCACCGACCCGCTGCTGCGCGCCCTGTTCGCCCGCGGCGAGCTGTCCGAGGACGGCGCGGGCGGGATGCCGCAGCTGTCCGGGGCCGGTCTGCACCCCGTCGACGCGTCCGGCGCCGTGCACCGGGACCGGATCGTCGCCGGGCCCGCGCAGTTCCCCCGTCCGGGCACCAACGCGGTCTACTTCCGCCAGAACGACGCCCTGGCGCGCCTGCTGCTCACCGACGAGTGA
- a CDS encoding class III lanthipeptide produces MSTDPRKGGVEMTIMDLQGLEVPGERDAQALGSTISGGC; encoded by the coding sequence ATGTCCACCGATCCGCGGAAGGGAGGTGTCGAGATGACCATCATGGATCTTCAGGGTCTGGAGGTGCCGGGCGAGCGTGACGCCCAGGCTCTCGGCTCCACGATCAGCGGCGGCTGCTGA
- a CDS encoding 4'-phosphopantetheinyl transferase family protein — METNAALLELCPEPLDLGVPGQSSRHGRARPAPLAAAPPPAHDHPDVPATPVPVFVVPIGPAPSRGAGEALSPDGCLGLNGHSRATLDGASRSWLQARLPDRVSAAMAAAPHWELYGTRGLLVVACGDDARRMGFSVESVRPTSSPHTPCEVLTAQESRTAAGRPSAERERLITRFWVRKDAALQAVGSGLSIAPERVEAGFPADRGTVTVPGPYGTEVPVYVRNFTFSPAYEFAVAVPEPLALTPSFAYSVR; from the coding sequence GTGGAAACGAACGCCGCTCTTCTCGAACTCTGTCCGGAGCCCCTCGACCTGGGCGTTCCCGGCCAGTCGTCCCGTCACGGCCGGGCCCGCCCGGCCCCGCTCGCCGCCGCGCCCCCACCCGCTCACGACCACCCGGACGTCCCCGCCACCCCCGTTCCGGTCTTCGTCGTCCCCATCGGACCCGCCCCGTCCCGCGGCGCGGGAGAGGCCCTGTCCCCCGACGGCTGCCTGGGCCTCAACGGCCACTCCAGGGCGACGCTCGACGGCGCGTCCCGCAGCTGGCTGCAGGCCCGGCTCCCCGACCGGGTGAGCGCCGCGATGGCCGCCGCCCCCCACTGGGAGCTGTACGGCACCCGCGGCCTGCTGGTCGTGGCCTGCGGCGACGACGCCCGCCGGATGGGCTTCTCGGTCGAGTCGGTCCGCCCCACGTCCTCGCCGCACACCCCGTGCGAGGTCCTGACGGCCCAGGAGTCCCGCACCGCCGCGGGCCGCCCGTCCGCCGAGCGCGAGCGCCTCATCACCCGTTTCTGGGTCCGCAAGGACGCCGCGCTGCAGGCCGTCGGCAGTGGCCTGTCCATCGCGCCGGAACGCGTCGAGGCCGGCTTCCCCGCCGACCGCGGCACGGTCACCGTCCCCGGACCGTACGGCACCGAAGTCCCCGTTTACGTCCGGAACTTCACCTTCTCGCCCGCCTACGAGTTCGCCGTCGCCGTCCCGGAACCCCTCGCGCTCACCCCCTCATTCGCCTATTCGGTCAGGTAA
- a CDS encoding sensor histidine kinase — MGGSQVMGGDIPAWQAVLPVAVLCTATALRSVAPPVAVAVGTLTVTVETTSSGGLGPVLIYTDLLYAAALYGAPWLCRLLQVGTVTATLATTVVLVLTGDRSEGVTTGVIVALLLISPVWTGVLIRNHKERADSERQRAAQINRLAELDRKTVLQTERTRMARELHDLVANHLSAIAIHSSAVLSLTESKVSGEGAAEDDPVLRALAVIRENSVQGLAEMRRMVVLLRSDRGVDDDWDRPQLNALGALVEQARPAADAAALTLHTEFPERFPEVSSVIEVTAYRIVQEALTNVLKHASSGRVRIRCEAGAEQLTISVDSPLTLPDGRVRQRPVEQLTTGAGAGLTGMSERAALVGGIFDAGPDRTAPGRWRVRAVLPLTQNS; from the coding sequence GTGGGCGGCTCCCAGGTGATGGGGGGCGATATCCCCGCTTGGCAGGCCGTCCTGCCGGTCGCGGTGCTGTGCACCGCGACCGCCCTGCGCAGCGTGGCCCCGCCGGTCGCGGTCGCCGTCGGAACCCTCACCGTGACCGTGGAGACCACGTCCAGCGGTGGCCTGGGCCCCGTGCTGATCTACACCGACCTGCTCTACGCCGCCGCGCTGTACGGCGCCCCCTGGCTGTGCCGGCTGCTGCAGGTCGGGACCGTCACGGCCACCCTCGCCACCACCGTCGTCCTCGTCCTCACCGGCGACCGCTCGGAGGGGGTGACGACCGGTGTCATCGTCGCGCTGCTGCTCATCTCCCCGGTGTGGACCGGGGTGTTGATACGGAACCACAAGGAACGGGCGGACAGCGAACGGCAGCGCGCCGCGCAGATCAACCGGCTGGCGGAGCTGGACCGCAAGACCGTGCTGCAGACCGAGCGCACCCGGATGGCCCGCGAACTGCACGACCTGGTGGCCAACCACCTCAGCGCCATCGCCATCCACTCCAGCGCCGTGCTCTCCCTGACCGAGTCGAAGGTGTCCGGGGAGGGCGCCGCCGAGGACGACCCGGTGCTGCGGGCGCTGGCCGTGATCCGCGAGAACAGCGTGCAGGGGCTGGCCGAAATGCGGCGGATGGTGGTGCTGCTGCGGTCCGACCGGGGGGTGGACGACGACTGGGACCGGCCGCAGCTGAACGCGCTGGGGGCGCTGGTCGAGCAGGCCAGGCCGGCCGCGGACGCGGCGGCGCTGACCCTGCACACCGAGTTCCCCGAGCGCTTCCCCGAGGTGTCGTCGGTGATCGAGGTGACGGCGTACCGCATCGTGCAGGAGGCGCTGACCAACGTCCTCAAGCACGCCTCGTCGGGGCGGGTGCGGATCCGCTGCGAGGCGGGCGCCGAGCAGCTGACCATCTCGGTCGACAGCCCGCTGACCCTGCCGGACGGCCGGGTCCGGCAGCGCCCCGTGGAACAGCTGACCACCGGGGCGGGCGCCGGGCTCACCGGGATGTCCGAGCGGGCCGCGCTGGTCGGCGGCATCTTCGACGCGGGCCCCGACCGCACCGCCCCCGGACGCTGGCGGGTGCGGGCCGTGCTCCCGCTGACACAGAACTCCTAG